Genomic window (Fibrobacter sp.):
TTCCCTTCGGAGAATTGTTCAGATTCCTGCCTGCTGTACCTTTTCTTCCAGATCCGCCACAGCCAGAGCATCGATGAGTTCATCGATATCCCCATCGATCGCATTATCAAGATTATACAGGGTCAGGTTGATACGATGGTCTGTGATACGGTTTTGCGGAAAATTATATGTGCGGATCTTTGCACTTCTGTCACCGGTACTTACCATGCTTTTACGGGCGGCAGTCTCCTGGGCCTCAATCTCAGCCAGTTTCTGTTCGTAAAGCCTTGTCTGAAGCACTTTGAGTGCTTTGGCTTTGTTTTTATGCTGCGATTTTTCATCCTGACATGTGACGGTAATTCCAGAGGGAATATGCACTATCCGTACTGCGGAGTAAGTAGTGTTTACTGACTGGCCGCCAGGTCCGCTTGAGCAGTAAAGGTCAATTCTCAGGTCGTTTGGGTCTATATCGATTTCGAAATCGTCGGCTTCCGGGAAAACGGCGACAGATGCGGCTGATGTATGAATTCTGCCCTGTGTTTCTGTCTGAGGAACCCTCTGGACCCGATGCACACCGCTCTCATATTTCAGTGTCCCGTAGGCATTATCACCTTTGACCATGAAAATTATTTCCTTTATGGCTCCAAGGTCTCCGAAACTGGAGCTGAGAATCTCAAGACCCCATCCTTTGCGTTCGATAAAATGGGTGTACATGCGGTAAAGATCGGCAGCAAAAATACCCGCCTCGGTTCCGCCGGTTCCAGCCCGTATCTCTACCACAGCATTCTTGAGATCGTTGGGGTCGCGGGGCACAAGCAGATATTTTACCTTCTGTTCCAGTTCCGGCAGTAATTCCTGATTCACTTTCAGATCTTCACGAGCCAGTTCGAGTAGATCCGGGTCGGTCTCGGCCTGAAGGATCTGTTCAGCTTCGTTGATTGCGGCCAAGACTTCAAGATACTTTTTGTAAACAGGAAGATTCTTATTGATCGCGTTGTATTCCTTACCCAGTTTCTCCATCCGGGAGGGATCTGAGGCGACCTCCTGAGAAGAGAGCTGAGCTTCGAGCTCTTTTTTTTGCTCCAGGATGCTCAGGACCCTTTCTTTTATCATATTACCGCCTTCAAGGCAAGAGATGCCACCTCTAGTTGATGTTCATCGGGGTTTCTGGTTGTGATTTTCTGAAGCCACAATCCCGGTTTTATAAGAAGGCCCACAACAGGAGCGTTTTTGTATTTATCAGAGAGTTTCAAAACCTCGTAGGACATTCCACCTACAAGGGGGATAAGCGAGAGGTGAACCAGTAAACGTACCAGCACGTTGGGGAAAGGTCCCAGCCATGCTATATAGAGGGCGTCGATTATGGAAAAAAGAAAAATACAAACCAGGCCTACAA
Coding sequences:
- the prfA gene encoding peptide chain release factor 1 — encoded protein: MKERVLSILEQKKELEAQLSSQEVASDPSRMEKLGKEYNAINKNLPVYKKYLEVLAAINEAEQILQAETDPDLLELAREDLKVNQELLPELEQKVKYLLVPRDPNDLKNAVVEIRAGTGGTEAGIFAADLYRMYTHFIERKGWGLEILSSSFGDLGAIKEIIFMVKGDNAYGTLKYESGVHRVQRVPQTETQGRIHTSAASVAVFPEADDFEIDIDPNDLRIDLYCSSGPGGQSVNTTYSAVRIVHIPSGITVTCQDEKSQHKNKAKALKVLQTRLYEQKLAEIEAQETAARKSMVSTGDRSAKIRTYNFPQNRITDHRINLTLYNLDNAIDGDIDELIDALAVADLEEKVQQAGI